The genomic DNA GTTTGGACGTAGCTGAGAAATGAGCTCAATATTAATATCAATATGATCATTCTCATAAAGCACAGTCGCTTTGTCGCTCACGGTGTACATGTCTGTGTCTAAGTCATTAATTCCAACAGCAACAACAGGTGTTGAACGATCTATGATTGCACCTAGTGACTCAAGGAAATTAGCGGCATTATCATCAGTCGCGATAACCCCATCAAACTCATAACCTGAATATTTTTCTTCGAAGTAATCCACGAGAGAGTCGTAGTAGTCTTGGTTATGAATACGTTTAGTATCTAAATACTCGATAGAGAGTTTTACTTCGCCATGGGATTGCTTGGACGCGTTATCGATCCCCTTTTGGAAATCTGCGGTCCATTGATAGGAAGGTTCGTAGGAGTGTAATACTAGGATTTGTTTAACATCCCAGTCGTTAGCATAAATTGCAGGAGAAAAAGCGCTAACACACAATACAGCGATTGAGATCAATAGCTTGTACATACCGAACCCTTTTTAAAAGACGGTGTATTGTACTCAGATTAACGCTTTCTCAAAGAGTCATAAGTTCTCGAACAATACTTTATAGGTAGAATCTTGATCTTGAGCCCAAAAATCATGTAACTGTTTAGCAAACCCGACAATATTTTGATCGTCTTGGTTAACAATATCTGATATTAACAGCTCATCGTCACTCGCCGTTACAATAGCACTCGCCACCACATCACCGCTCTTAGTACCTACATACAGCTCATGTTCATCAGACAGCATGATTTGGCTTAAGAATTCTAGGATGTTCGCCCTTTCCGCTTCATCTTGATAAGCACTAGCTTGGTTTAGAGAGAAAAGAACCGTTAGTTTGTGAAAATCTACTTTGTGCAGTTCGTCAATTTGTGAGGGCGTTTGGTCTTGCGGAAGAAGTTGGTAAGTTTTGTGGGAAAGCTGATTCTTATAGATATCTAGACCTAAAAGGCTTTCTTTCGCGGGGTAAGCAATATCAAGCTGGCTAAACAGCCACTGATTCTTCTTTAATGCGATTTCAGGTATTTCGTTATTCATTCTTTTAGTACCTACAGTTAGTATCCCCAAATATTACAGTTATTTGGCAGACATACGGTCGGCTGAGGCGCCGAGCTACATGCAGAGAGCATACAGAGCATCACTAAGGCCAACAAGTACTTTAAATGCTTCATATTTTTCATTATCCAACAACATCCTTTAAGAACTTAACGAAAAGCTCTACACTCGTATTCAAGCTTTCAATTTTCTTATAGTAAACAGAACTATATAAATAAAAAGGACTTCTTATGAAAAAAGCCTTAATAGCAGCCGGTATCATGACAATGTTAGCAGGTTGTTCGGACAACGAGGTTGGTGACGTATCTTTAGGTTTCTTCACAATGAAGGATATTAAGATGTCATCTTTAGACGATGACAAAATCCCTAGTGTAACGTGTCACATCGCTTCCATCGAAGCGAACTTGAGTCTTTCTGATCCAAGTGATAGCTCTATTTCTTGCCGCCAAACGGGTGAAATCACACCTGAAATGATTGCGCAGATTGATAAGAGTAAATCTGGCGAGGTGGTATTCAAGCAGTCGAAAAGTATTTTCTTCAAAACCATGAAAGTTCGTCGTATCTACGATGCAGAAAACCAGTCGCTACTCTACTTGTCTTACACCACTAAAGAGACCGAAGGCAGCTTCAAACACAGCCTATCGACCGTTCCTCTATGGGGTACAGCGGCTTACGTTGATCCAGCAACACTCGTACCAACAGAATAATCAATACGAATCACCTGTACAGACATTGTGCAGGTGATTCAAAATGTAATAAAAATGAAAGAAACAGAAACAAAATGTGATATCATGCGGCAAAATTTTTTCACTGTATTTTTCATATGAAGTTTCCTGGACAGCGTAAATCTAAGCATTACTTTCCAACTCACGCACGTGATCCGATGGTAAACCAAATTCAACAAACACCTAAACTGCACCGCGCAACGATTGTTGGTGTAGGTCAAACCATTGTTGATATCGAAGCTCGTGTTGACAGTGCGTTCCTTGATAAATATGAGCTGAGTAAAGGTCACTCACTTGTATTGGAAGAAAGTAAAGCCGATGCGCTGTATGAAGAGCTTGTAGAGCGCGGTTTGATCACGCATCAATACCCAGGCGATACTATCGGCAACACACTGCACAACTATTCCGTACTTGCAGACAGCAAATCTGTGCTGCTTGGCGTAATGTCTAAGAAAATTGAAGTTGGCTCATTTGGTTACCGTTACCTATGCCGTACTTCTTCTCGTATGAACCTAAACCACCTACAAACTGTTGATGGTCCGATTGGTCGTTGTTACACGCTAATCACCGAAGATGGCGAGCGTACGTTTGCTATCAACGAAGGACACATGAACCAGCTTCTTCCTGAAAGCATTCCTGAGAAAGTCTTCGAGAAAGCATCAGCGCTTGTCGTGTCTTCATACCTAATGCGTGGTAACCCTGAAGATCCAATGCCAAAAGCGGTACAAAAAGCGATTGAGTATGCAAAAGCGCATAACGTGCCAGTTGTTCTTACGCTTGGTACAAAATACGTGATCGAAGGTAATGCGGAATGGTGGCAAGAATACCTGAAGGAGAACGTGACCATCGTTGCGATGAATGAAGACGAAGGTGAAGCGTTAACAGGCGAAAAAGATCCACTTCTTGCAGCGAACAAAGCTCTAGAGTGGGTTGACCTAGTACTGTGTACTGCTGGTCCAATCGGCCTTTACATGGCAGGTTACACAGACGAGCTAGCCAAACGCGAAACTACGCTTCCACTATTGCCAGGTCATATCCCTGAGTTCAACAAGTACGAATTCAGCCGTGCAATGCGCAAACAAGACTGTGAAAACCCGGTAAAAGTGTACTCTCACATTGGCCCATACCTTGGTGGTCCATTAGAGATTAAGAACACTAACGGTGCTGGTGATGGCGCACTTTCAGCTCTGTTACACGACATGGCAGCAAACAGCTACCACTTCGTTAACGTACCAAACTCAGAGAAACACGAGCACGCGTGTCTAACGTACTCTTCACTGTCTCAAATTTGTAAGTACGCAAACCGCGTAAGTTACGAAGTATTAACACAGCACTCTCCTCGCCTTTCTCGCGCATTACCAGAACGCGAAGATAGCTTAGAAGAAACATACTGGGATCGTTAATCCACGTTACTTATTACGTGAGTTACCTTTCCTATCTTAAAGGGCTGCGATATGCAGCCCTTTTTGTATTCAGCGTAAATGTGTGGACTTAATGCAAAATCAAATCGAATATTTTGCTCATTGAAGATTTGATCTCGCGCAATGACTCTTCAAATCTGTTATCTTCCAGCACATAATTCCTGTGGTTTGCCTTTACTTAGCAAATTTATACAGTATCATCGCCACGCAAACGTTTACGTACCACCTTTCGGTTCTGATATAAGGATCAAATATGCAGTCTGATATCGATATTTGTCGCTCTACTCCCCTTAAAAACATCAGTGAGGTTGCCAAGCACGCTGGCCTACAAAACAATGAACACCAGCCATTAGGGCAATATAAATCGAAGGTGTATCTCAAATCACTTGAACGCTTATCAGAGAAACCTGACGGAAAACTGGTTGTTGTGACTGCGATTACGCCCACACCACTCGGTGAAGGTAAGACAGTAACGACCATCGGGTTAGCGCAAGGGCTTGCCAAGATTAACCAATCAGCAATGGCGTGTATTCGCCAGCCTTCAATGGGCCCAGTATTCGGTGTTAAAGGTGGTGCTGCTGGCGGTGGTTACTCTCAAGTTGCGCCTATGGACGAATTAAACCTTCACCTGACTGGCGACATTCACGCCGTAACAGCCGCTCATAACCTTGCCTCTGCAGCAATCGATGCACGTTTCTATCACGAACAACGTGAAGGCTTAGAAGCTTTTGAGGCGCGCTCTGGCTTGAAAGCCTTGGATATCGATTCCAGCAGAATTGTTTGGAGACGTGTACTCGATCATAATGATCGCGCATTACGTATGATCACGGTGGGTAAAAACGAATCTGATAAAACGATCAACGGTTATGAACGCGAAGACGGATTTGATATCTCAGCGGCCTCAGAGCTTATGGCTATTTTAGCACTGGCCGATGACCTTCAAGACTTACGTCAACGTATTGGTCGGGTTGTTCTTGCCTACAATAATCAAGGTCTAACTTTAACCGCAGACGACTTTGGTGTCGCTGGTGCAATGACAGTGACGATGAAAGACTCCATTGAGCCGACATTGATGCAAACGCTTGAAGGCGTTCCAACCCTAATCCACGCCGGTCCATTCGCAAACATCGCCCATGGCAACTCATCAATTATTGCCGATAAGATTGCGCTAAAACTGAGTGACTTTGTGGTGACTGAAGGCGGTTTTGGTTCTGATATGGGCTTCGAAAAAGCATGCAATATCAAAGCGAAAGCTTCCAATAAGAAGCCCGACTGTGCGGTAGTTGTTGCGACATTGCGTGGGTTAAAGGCGAACTCGGGTTTATATGACTTGAGACCTGGTAATCCACTAACAGATTCAATCTTCAGTGATGACCAAGATGCACTAATTGCTGGTTTCGAAAACCTAAAATGGCACATCAACAACGTTAAGCAATACGGCGTGCCTACTGTTGTTGCCATTAACCGATTCCCACAGGATTCAGAGCAAGAACTCGCTACGTTGAAACAAATGATCACAGAATTTGATAGCAAGGTAACAGTAGAAGTCAGTGAAGCGTTTGGCAAAGGCGGTGACGGTGTCACTCCACTCGCTCATGCCGTGGTCAAAGCATGCCAAAGTGATAGTGAATTTAAACCACTGTATCGATCAGAGCAAAGCTTAGAAGAGAAACTGATGGCGGTTGCGGAAATCGGTTATGGTGCGGC from Vibrio chagasii includes the following:
- a CDS encoding formate--tetrahydrofolate ligase gives rise to the protein MQSDIDICRSTPLKNISEVAKHAGLQNNEHQPLGQYKSKVYLKSLERLSEKPDGKLVVVTAITPTPLGEGKTVTTIGLAQGLAKINQSAMACIRQPSMGPVFGVKGGAAGGGYSQVAPMDELNLHLTGDIHAVTAAHNLASAAIDARFYHEQREGLEAFEARSGLKALDIDSSRIVWRRVLDHNDRALRMITVGKNESDKTINGYEREDGFDISAASELMAILALADDLQDLRQRIGRVVLAYNNQGLTLTADDFGVAGAMTVTMKDSIEPTLMQTLEGVPTLIHAGPFANIAHGNSSIIADKIALKLSDFVVTEGGFGSDMGFEKACNIKAKASNKKPDCAVVVATLRGLKANSGLYDLRPGNPLTDSIFSDDQDALIAGFENLKWHINNVKQYGVPTVVAINRFPQDSEQELATLKQMITEFDSKVTVEVSEAFGKGGDGVTPLAHAVVKACQSDSEFKPLYRSEQSLEEKLMAVAEIGYGAASITLSPQAKQQLAEFKQHGFNELSVCLAKTPLSISTEAQVKGAPSQFDVPVRELKLCAGAGFIYALCGNVMTMPGLPDKPAFMSLDIDSNGNIVGLS
- a CDS encoding CreA family protein, which translates into the protein MKKALIAAGIMTMLAGCSDNEVGDVSLGFFTMKDIKMSSLDDDKIPSVTCHIASIEANLSLSDPSDSSISCRQTGEITPEMIAQIDKSKSGEVVFKQSKSIFFKTMKVRRIYDAENQSLLYLSYTTKETEGSFKHSLSTVPLWGTAAYVDPATLVPTE
- a CDS encoding inosine/guanosine kinase: MKFPGQRKSKHYFPTHARDPMVNQIQQTPKLHRATIVGVGQTIVDIEARVDSAFLDKYELSKGHSLVLEESKADALYEELVERGLITHQYPGDTIGNTLHNYSVLADSKSVLLGVMSKKIEVGSFGYRYLCRTSSRMNLNHLQTVDGPIGRCYTLITEDGERTFAINEGHMNQLLPESIPEKVFEKASALVVSSYLMRGNPEDPMPKAVQKAIEYAKAHNVPVVLTLGTKYVIEGNAEWWQEYLKENVTIVAMNEDEGEALTGEKDPLLAANKALEWVDLVLCTAGPIGLYMAGYTDELAKRETTLPLLPGHIPEFNKYEFSRAMRKQDCENPVKVYSHIGPYLGGPLEIKNTNGAGDGALSALLHDMAANSYHFVNVPNSEKHEHACLTYSSLSQICKYANRVSYEVLTQHSPRLSRALPEREDSLEETYWDR